A window of Choloepus didactylus isolate mChoDid1 chromosome 23, mChoDid1.pri, whole genome shotgun sequence contains these coding sequences:
- the LOC119519175 gene encoding zona pellucida sperm-binding protein 3-like: protein MDGKDARSHFLPRKVPERLELSFQAFGFTDNPDDVYVHCQLLVWDPKVPPDATKKACSFHGDTNRWKLLDNASLSSVRLPARLPSHPIAGPWQPLTRLPSRPPAR, encoded by the exons ATGG ATGGCAAGGATGCTCGTTCCCACTTCCTGCCCCGAAAGGTCCCCGAGAGACTGGAGCTCTCCTTCCAGGCCTTCGGCTTTACTGATAATCCTGATGAT GTTTATGTCCACTGCCAGCTGCTGGTCTGGGACCCAAAGGTTCCGCCTGATGCCACCAAGAAGGCCTGTTCCTTCCATGGGGACACAAACAG GTGGAAACTTCTAGACAATGCCTCCCTGAGCAGTGTGAGGTTACCTGCCCGGCTCCCCAGTCACCCCATCGCAGGGCCCTGGCAG CCTCTGACCAGGCTCCCGAGCAGGCCTCCAGCCAGGTGA
- the MTFP1 gene encoding mitochondrial fission process protein 1 produces MPEPPPRSAERDLYRDTWVRYLGYANEVGEAFRSLVPAAVVWLSYGVSSSYVVADAIHKGKKAGTVPDSEAGRSTRVAVAVVDTFVWQALASVAIPGFTINRVCAASLYILGTATRWPLAVCKWTTTALGLLAIPVIIHPIDRSVDFLLDSSLRKLYPSLEKPSSS; encoded by the exons ATGCCGGAGCCGCCGCCGCGGAGCGCCGAGCGCGACCTCTACCGGGACACGTGGGTGCGGTACCTAG GCTATGCCAACGAGGTGGGGGAGGCTTTCCGCTCCTTGGTGCCAGCGGCCGTGGTGTGGCTGAGCTACGGCGTGTCCAGTTCCTACGTGGTGGCCGATGCCATCCACAAGGGCAAGAAGGCGGGAACT GTACCAGACTCTGAGGCAGGCCGCAGCACCAGGGTGGCCGTTGCCGTGGTGGACACCTTTGTGTGGCAGGCTCTGGCCTCTGTGGCCATCCCGGGCTTCACTATCAACCGTGTGTGTGCCGCTTCCCTCTACATCCTGGGCACTGCCACCCGCTGGCCCCTGGCCGTCTGCAAGTGGACCACCACTGCCCTGGGGCTGCTGGCCATCCCTGTCATCATCCATCCCATCGACAG GTCTGTGGACTTCCTCCTGGACTCCAGCCTGCGCAAGCTGTACCCATCGCTGGAGAAACCCAGCTCCTCCTGA